The following proteins are encoded in a genomic region of Streptococcus gwangjuense:
- a CDS encoding GNAT family N-acetyltransferase, producing MGDIIYREARIEEYKKIGKLLTNSFLDYPFLTIIRDDLKKPDSYPAFVETLQILLTRVYIKKGNCLVAEQDGELLAVALLQQKDFCILSYLRNGGTNIFRYIRPQNLLKYFDFVKRSKKHLEQSGEFDWYLMALAVNIESKGRGIGSTFLTQGVEPYVKSKGCKHLGLITNTARNTSFYKKNDYVLLDHMDLKYGSKSIGNWAFLKTMNKL from the coding sequence ATGGGAGACATCATATATAGAGAGGCAAGAATTGAGGAATACAAAAAAATTGGTAAACTATTAACCAATTCCTTTCTTGACTATCCCTTTTTAACGATTATAAGGGATGATTTAAAGAAACCTGACTCCTATCCTGCTTTTGTTGAAACGTTGCAAATTCTGCTTACTAGAGTCTATATTAAGAAGGGAAACTGTTTGGTTGCGGAACAAGATGGAGAATTACTTGCAGTTGCCCTTTTGCAACAAAAGGATTTCTGTATACTATCCTATCTACGAAATGGTGGGACAAACATTTTTCGCTACATTCGACCACAAAATCTCCTTAAATACTTTGACTTTGTAAAACGTTCCAAAAAGCATTTAGAACAATCAGGGGAGTTTGATTGGTATTTGATGGCTTTAGCTGTCAATATAGAAAGTAAGGGGCGGGGAATAGGCAGTACTTTTCTGACACAAGGGGTTGAACCTTATGTCAAATCAAAAGGCTGTAAACACTTGGGACTCATAACTAATACAGCTAGAAATACCTCATTCTACAAAAAAAACGATTATGTATTACTGGACCATATGGACTTAAAATACGGGTCAAAATCAATTGGTAATTGGGCATTTTTAAAAACAATGAATAAATTATAA
- a CDS encoding DUF1827 family protein translates to MKLINTTNSHSQLVKSQLESTDATLVEVYSAGNTDVIFTQAPLHYEILISNKHRAIREPEIEAIQEFFLKRKIDKDSIDEANIKTLYSEKLIGISIPTK, encoded by the coding sequence ATGAAGCTTATCAATACGACAAACTCACACTCGCAACTTGTAAAAAGCCAGCTAGAAAGTACAGATGCAACCCTTGTTGAGGTTTATTCTGCAGGGAATACTGATGTTATTTTTACCCAAGCTCCGCTTCACTATGAAATCCTCATCTCAAACAAACACCGCGCTATTCGCGAACCGGAAATCGAAGCTATTCAAGAATTTTTCTTGAAACGTAAAATTGATAAGGACTCTATTGATGAGGCCAATATCAAAACCCTCTATTCAGAAAAATTAATTGGAATTTCGATTCCAACCAAATAA
- a CDS encoding NUDIX hydrolase — protein MVNPTFGEKKENVTYQHRYGVYAVIPDTEQKQIVLVQAPNGAWFLPGGEIEAGENHQEALKRELIEELGFTAEIGTYYGQADEYFYSRHRDTYYYNPAYLYEATSFKEVQKPLEDFNHIAWFPIDEAIENLKRGSHKWAIQSWKKQHKID, from the coding sequence ATGGTAAACCCAACCTTTGGAGAAAAAAAAGAGAATGTAACCTACCAGCACCGTTATGGCGTATACGCAGTTATCCCTGATACTGAACAAAAACAAATAGTTTTAGTTCAAGCACCTAATGGCGCTTGGTTCTTACCAGGTGGCGAAATTGAAGCAGGTGAAAATCATCAAGAAGCCCTAAAGCGTGAATTGATTGAAGAGCTCGGCTTCACAGCTGAAATTGGTACCTATTACGGACAAGCTGACGAATATTTTTATTCTCGTCACCGTGACACCTACTACTACAATCCCGCCTACCTCTATGAAGCGACCTCTTTCAAAGAAGTGCAAAAGCCACTAGAGGACTTTAATCATATTGCCTGGTTCCCAATTGACGAGGCTATTGAAAACCTCAAACGTGGTAGCCATAAATGGGCAATCCAATCTTGGAAAAAACAGCATAAGATTGACTAA
- a CDS encoding helix-turn-helix transcriptional regulator — MAKSRLFRILYLLLEKGSTTAPELARLFEVSVRTIYRDIERLSMAGIPIYSIPGNSGGIFLMKDFVLDRALVSENEKIELLSALQGIQALTDDRQDLLLEKLESIFQVSTSPWIEVDLTDWRKREGQKELFDNIKHAILEKRRLVITYLGGSGQKTIRTVEPFKLVFKKRDWYLHAYCCLKEDWRFFKLSRIRNYHLTNEIVKRKNVMDSVDSSDQVATQIEVSLKFSHKLAFRVYEDFSEDEISLGEDGSYYVKTLFSEHESLYTYLLSYLDGVEILEPAHVKKELLSRLEKIQKLYKP; from the coding sequence ATGGCAAAATCAAGATTATTTCGCATCCTATATCTACTTTTAGAAAAAGGCAGTACAACAGCTCCTGAATTAGCCCGATTATTTGAAGTGTCTGTACGAACAATTTATCGTGATATTGAGCGCTTAAGTATGGCGGGGATTCCCATTTATTCGATTCCTGGAAACTCAGGTGGAATTTTTTTAATGAAGGACTTTGTCCTGGATCGCGCTCTTGTGTCGGAGAATGAAAAAATAGAACTGTTGTCTGCTTTGCAAGGGATTCAAGCTCTGACGGATGACAGACAAGACCTGTTACTTGAAAAATTAGAATCTATTTTTCAAGTTTCTACCAGCCCTTGGATAGAAGTAGATTTGACTGACTGGAGAAAGCGAGAAGGTCAAAAAGAATTATTTGATAATATCAAACATGCTATTCTAGAGAAGAGGCGACTGGTTATCACTTATCTAGGTGGGAGTGGTCAGAAAACGATTCGTACAGTTGAACCTTTTAAACTCGTATTTAAAAAGAGAGATTGGTACCTTCATGCCTACTGTTGTTTGAAGGAAGATTGGCGTTTTTTCAAATTATCCAGAATTAGGAATTATCATCTAACCAATGAAATAGTGAAGCGGAAAAATGTGATGGATTCGGTTGATAGTTCAGATCAAGTGGCAACTCAAATTGAAGTCTCCTTGAAGTTTAGCCACAAGCTTGCTTTCAGGGTTTATGAAGATTTTTCAGAAGATGAGATTAGCTTGGGGGAGGATGGATCTTACTATGTCAAAACGCTCTTTTCAGAGCACGAAAGTCTGTATACTTACCTCCTGTCTTATTTAGATGGGGTGGAAATACTAGAACCTGCTCATGTGAAGAAGGAATTGCTTTCTAGATTAGAAAAAATCCAAAAACTTTACAAACCTTGA
- a CDS encoding GyrI-like domain-containing protein, translating to MKYEWRKEAKGLYQIKAKPTILQVPSQSYIVIDGKGDPNQEDFSERVGALFALAYAIKMKYKKAPLNEVYTDFTVFPLEGLWKKEREGELVKSELSYSIMIGQPDFITRELFEEAMKEVKIKKPNPFYEAICFEKIEDGQSLAMLHVGPFDTENETFAEMESFCQHHKLKRITEVHREIYLNNLHRTEQSKLKTILRYQVQGEN from the coding sequence ATGAAATATGAATGGAGAAAAGAAGCGAAAGGTCTTTATCAAATTAAGGCTAAGCCCACTATTTTGCAGGTACCTAGTCAATCCTATATCGTGATTGATGGTAAAGGCGATCCAAATCAAGAGGATTTTTCAGAACGAGTAGGGGCTTTATTTGCCTTAGCTTATGCGATAAAGATGAAGTATAAAAAAGCTCCTCTGAATGAGGTTTACACTGATTTTACTGTCTTTCCTTTAGAAGGTTTATGGAAAAAGGAGAGGGAAGGAGAACTGGTAAAAAGTGAGCTTTCTTATAGCATTATGATTGGGCAACCCGATTTTATTACGCGAGAACTATTTGAGGAAGCTATGAAGGAGGTTAAAATAAAGAAGCCAAATCCTTTCTATGAGGCTATTTGTTTTGAAAAAATAGAAGATGGTCAAAGTCTTGCCATGCTTCATGTAGGACCTTTTGATACAGAAAATGAGACTTTTGCAGAGATGGAGAGTTTTTGTCAACACCATAAGCTAAAAAGAATTACTGAGGTTCACCGAGAAATCTATCTCAATAACCTTCATCGAACGGAGCAAAGCAAATTGAAAACGATTCTTCGCTATCAAGTTCAAGGGGAGAACTAA
- a CDS encoding ATP-dependent Clp protease ATP-binding subunit: protein MLCQNCKINDSTIHLYTNLNGKQKQIDLCQNCYKIIKTDPNNSLFKGMTDLNNRDFDPFGDFFNDLNNFRPSNNTPPTPPTQSGGGYGGNGGYGSQNRGPAQTPPPSQEKGLLEEFGINVTEIARRGDIDPVIGRDDEIIRVIEILNRRTKNNPVLIGEPGVGKTAVVEGLAQKIVDGDVPHKLQGKQVIRLDVVSLVQGTGIRGQFEERMQKLMEEIRKREDIILFIDEIHEIVGAGSAGDGNMDAGNILKPALARGELQLVGATTLNEYRIIEKDAALERRMQPVKVDEPTVEETITILKGIQKKYEDYHHVQYTDAAIEAAATLSNRYIQDRFLPDKAIDLLDEAGSKMNLTLNFVDPKVIDQRLIEAENLKSQATREEDFEKAAYFRDQIAKYKEMQKKKVTDQDTPIISEKTIEHIIEQKTNIPVGDLKEKEQSQLIHLAEDLKSHVIGQDDAVDKIAKAIRRNRVGLGTPNRPIGSFLFVGPTGVGKTELSKQLAIELFGSADSMIRFDMSEYMEKHSVAKLVGAPPGYVGYDEAGQLTEKVRRNPYSLILLDEVEKAHPDVMHMFLQVLDDGRLTDGQGRTVSFKDAIIIMTSNAGTGKAEASVGFGAAREGRTNSVLGELGNFFSPEFMNRFDGIIEFKALSKDNLLQIVELMLADVNKRLSSNNIHLDVTDKVKEKLVDLGYDPKMGARPLRRTIQDYIEDAITDYYLENPSEKDLKAVMTSKGKIQIKSAKKAEKIKENTSEK from the coding sequence ATGCTTTGTCAAAACTGTAAAATCAATGACTCAACAATTCATCTTTATACCAATCTTAACGGAAAGCAAAAACAAATTGACCTTTGTCAAAACTGCTATAAGATTATCAAGACGGATCCTAACAATAGCCTCTTTAAAGGTATGACGGATCTGAACAATCGTGACTTTGATCCCTTTGGTGATTTCTTCAATGACCTAAACAATTTTAGACCTTCTAACAACACTCCTCCGACTCCCCCAACCCAATCAGGTGGAGGTTACGGTGGAAACGGCGGTTATGGTTCCCAAAATCGTGGACCTGCTCAAACTCCTCCACCAAGCCAAGAAAAAGGCCTGCTGGAAGAATTTGGTATCAACGTAACTGAAATTGCCCGTCGTGGAGATATAGATCCCGTTATTGGACGCGATGATGAGATTATCCGTGTCATTGAGATTCTCAATCGCAGAACCAAGAATAATCCTGTTCTTATCGGTGAACCAGGTGTCGGGAAAACTGCCGTTGTCGAAGGTCTAGCTCAGAAAATCGTTGATGGCGATGTTCCACATAAACTACAAGGTAAACAAGTCATCCGTCTGGATGTGGTTAGCCTAGTTCAAGGAACGGGTATTCGTGGACAATTTGAAGAACGCATGCAAAAGCTCATGGAAGAAATTCGCAAACGTGAGGATATTATCCTCTTTATCGATGAAATCCATGAAATTGTCGGTGCGGGATCTGCGGGCGATGGCAATATGGATGCAGGAAATATCCTCAAGCCAGCCCTTGCTCGTGGTGAACTGCAACTGGTCGGTGCAACTACCCTCAATGAATACCGCATCATTGAAAAAGATGCTGCCCTAGAACGCCGTATGCAGCCTGTTAAGGTCGATGAACCAACGGTAGAAGAAACAATCACTATCCTCAAAGGCATTCAAAAGAAATACGAAGACTACCACCATGTTCAGTATACTGATGCTGCGATTGAAGCAGCTGCAACTCTGTCCAATCGCTACATCCAAGATCGCTTCTTGCCTGACAAGGCCATTGACCTCCTAGATGAAGCTGGTTCTAAGATGAACTTGACCTTGAATTTTGTTGATCCTAAAGTAATTGATCAACGCTTGATTGAGGCTGAAAATCTCAAATCTCAAGCTACACGAGAGGAAGATTTTGAGAAGGCAGCTTATTTCCGCGACCAGATTGCCAAGTATAAGGAAATGCAAAAGAAAAAGGTCACAGACCAAGATACTCCTATCATCAGTGAGAAAACCATTGAGCACATTATCGAGCAGAAAACCAATATCCCTGTTGGTGATTTAAAAGAGAAAGAACAATCTCAACTCATCCATCTAGCCGAAGATCTCAAGTCTCATGTTATTGGCCAAGATGATGCGGTTGATAAGATTGCCAAAGCTATTCGCCGTAATCGTGTTGGACTCGGTACGCCTAACCGTCCTATTGGAAGCTTCCTCTTTGTTGGGCCAACTGGTGTCGGTAAGACGGAACTTTCCAAACAACTAGCTATCGAACTCTTTGGTTCTGCTGACAGTATGATTCGCTTTGATATGAGTGAATATATGGAAAAACACAGCGTGGCTAAATTGGTCGGTGCCCCTCCAGGTTATGTTGGCTATGATGAGGCTGGGCAATTAACGGAAAAAGTTCGTCGCAATCCATATTCACTTATTCTCTTGGATGAAGTAGAGAAAGCCCATCCAGATGTTATGCACATGTTCCTTCAAGTCTTGGACGATGGTCGTTTGACAGATGGACAAGGACGTACCGTTAGTTTCAAGGATGCCATCATCATCATGACTTCAAATGCAGGTACAGGTAAGGCCGAAGCCAGCGTTGGATTTGGGGCTGCTAGAGAAGGACGTACCAACTCTGTTCTCGGTGAACTCGGTAACTTCTTTAGCCCAGAGTTTATGAACCGTTTTGATGGTATTATCGAATTTAAGGCTCTCAGCAAGGATAACCTCCTTCAGATTGTCGAGCTGATGCTAGCAGACGTTAACAAGCGCCTTTCTAGCAATAACATTCATTTGGATGTAACTGACAAGGTCAAGGAAAAATTGGTTGACCTAGGCTATGATCCAAAAATGGGAGCACGCCCACTTCGTCGTACTATTCAAGACTATATTGAGGATGCCATCACTGACTACTACCTTGAAAATCCAAGTGAAAAAGACCTCAAGGCAGTTATGACCAGCAAGGGCAAGATTCAAATTAAGTCTGCCAAAAAAGCTGAAAAAATCAAAGAAAATACTTCTGAAAAATAA
- a CDS encoding DUF1797 family protein, whose product MESHLVRIINRLEAMAKDGGNLKRNFEREGVVVAEVAYSHDEENGSIFTLRDVEARETYTFDSIDLIAMEIYELLY is encoded by the coding sequence ATGGAATCACATTTGGTTAGAATCATCAACCGCCTTGAAGCAATGGCTAAAGACGGCGGAAATTTAAAACGTAATTTTGAACGCGAAGGAGTTGTTGTTGCAGAAGTTGCATACAGCCACGACGAAGAAAACGGCTCAATCTTTACCCTTCGTGATGTCGAAGCTCGCGAAACTTATACGTTTGACAGCATTGACTTGATTGCAATGGAGATTTACGAACTCCTTTACTAA
- a CDS encoding amino acid ABC transporter permease yields the protein MNFSFLPKYLPYFNYGAVVTVLISICVVFLGTILGVVLAFGQRSKFKPFVWLANLYVWIFRGTPMMVQIMIAFALMHINAPTIQVGILGVDLSRLIPGILIISMNSGAYVSETVRAGINAVPKGQLEAAYSLGIRPKNAMRYVILPQAIKNILPALGNEFITIIKDSSLLSAIGVMELWNGATTVSTTTYLPLTPLLFAAFYYLIMTSILTVALKAFEKRMGQGDKK from the coding sequence ATGAATTTTTCTTTTTTACCTAAGTATTTACCTTATTTTAACTATGGGGCTGTCGTGACGGTTCTCATTTCTATCTGTGTTGTCTTTTTGGGAACTATTTTGGGTGTTGTCTTGGCTTTTGGGCAACGTTCAAAGTTTAAACCGTTTGTTTGGCTCGCCAACTTGTACGTTTGGATTTTCCGTGGGACACCGATGATGGTTCAGATTATGATTGCCTTTGCCCTTATGCACATCAATGCTCCGACTATTCAGGTTGGAATTTTAGGTGTTGACCTTTCTCGTCTGATTCCAGGGATTTTGATTATCTCTATGAACAGTGGTGCTTATGTTTCTGAGACTGTTCGTGCTGGGATTAATGCAGTTCCTAAGGGTCAGTTAGAGGCGGCCTATTCTTTAGGGATTCGTCCTAAAAATGCGATGCGCTATGTGATTTTGCCACAAGCTATCAAAAATATTTTGCCAGCATTGGGGAACGAATTTATCACCATTATCAAGGATAGTTCTCTTTTATCAGCTATTGGTGTCATGGAGTTGTGGAACGGAGCTACAACAGTTTCTACAACAACCTATCTACCTTTGACACCACTTTTATTTGCAGCCTTTTATTACTTGATTATGACTTCTATTTT